The genome window ATGATTTCAGAGAATATAATGACATAAATGAATGCATGTCACTGACCTGATTAATCTGTTAAGGATCTATAACTGAacccaaaattctaaaattaaaaggCTTGGTTGCTAACTTGTTATTGTAATTGGATTTTtgaatctatatttttttatctctattttataaaaagaaaatgatcagTTGTACCATATGTAGCTGGTCTCTGAATGAAGTCAAGCAAGATTTTGTAAGTGTCAAAGTAGGAGTAGTGTATGTCTTTAAGATCAGACTTCAGTTCCTGCAACATTGAAATAAGGCCTTTATTGTACTTAATAGACCAGAAGTTTATTTCTTCGCGGCATTCTTCATTTTTGGTCTCCGTCCTCCTTGCTGGGCAGCATCCAATTGTCCCAATTCCAACAATCACAAATTTACGTGCACCAAAACTGTATAATCGCTGCACAAAGTTTTGATAAAGAAATGATCAGCAAAGACTTAAATTGAATTACATAATATACAAATCACAATAATTTGACTTGTTAAAAAGGTTTGCTCAGCTGGCTTATCAATTAATGAACATTGAACTGAGATTAAGGTCTAGTTTTAAGGTACATTTTCTATATGAGAAAGTCCTTTCCATAAATTGTCACGGTTTGACGAGGCTCACAAGTCACAAATAGCTTCAATATTTACTTCTggacaatttttatatatataagataatatGCAACAAATTCATGTTATTGTCACTATCTAGAATTGAGACTTTAAAGGAGTCAAGCTAGCCAAGTGAAGCCTACTCAAAGAATTGACAAGCTAAGCTCAAATTTTACTGGCTAAGCACAACTCAAGCTTGATAGGCTAAGCTAAACTAGAGCTCAAGCCAATCTTGAATAGTACCATTTTTTCATCAACAGAGTTCTAACAAGCTAAAATTTGGTTTGACTTGACCCCTATGCAACCTTACACTATAATGTTTCTTGTTTCCTAAAATTAAAGTAACAACTTAGTTACCTTTAATTTATCTTTCAGTGAAAGGACCATTGAATCCACGTACTGATGTGGGGTAGTCTTGTTTTGGAGATCGGACGACCTGAAGTAGCCAAGGATGTCGTTGCTTCCAATCACAACGGCAAAAATAGATTTtgataaatgattttttatacCAGAGGATCCTAGCTGTTTGTACAGGTCTTCATACACGGTCGAGAAGTAGTCTATTTGTTGTGTTAAATGTATTGACTGGAACTGCACGAGtgaatataaaacaaaacaatttgtCAGCtaaacatcttttttttcctagtaaTTATAATAACTAATTGGCTATGATAAaactaggaatggcaacgggtcgggttcgggccgggttttttcatacccggacccgacccgtgGGTCTTAGCCCGAAGCCCGAACCCGGCCCGTTTACTAACCGGGTTTTTTTCCCGGGACCCGGACCCGTCTCCGTCGGACCCCGCGGGCCCCGTGGGCCCCGTTAAGCCCTACTAGATTTGGGCCCAATCCAcagcccaaccaaaaaaaaaaaaaaattttgaatggcCATTGCCAATTCCTCTGcgcatttttttccttttagtacacaaaatataaattatggagatgagtaaataataaaatttatagaatatagttttaaactcatttttaaaGGATTCCTCTTTGGCCTAATCAGATCTATGATTTTCACtttcaaaattacaaaccaaacacaactttcagatctatgattttcatttttccctttcaaaaatcataaactcaaacacaaacacaaactcacacGGTTGAGGCAAactgaacccagaaaaaaaaaaaaaaatggagaacgAGAGGCCGTGTCACGCTTGTGGCAATGGGCGAGGAAGATGAGATGAGAGGGGCAGAGGACTGTGCGACAATGTGAGATCGGCGACGGCGAGGATGAAACGGAGTTGAGAGAGTAGAGAGCTTGGGACCGGTGACACTGACAGAGAGCTTGGAACGGCGACGAACGCTTGGAACGGCGACGAAGGCTTGGGACGGCGGCTAGAGTTGGACCGGGGGTGAGAGAGTTGGCTGATCTCGCACTGTCGGAGTGAGGGTGAGGAttgagggagggagggagggaggcgTGGGTTCTGAGTATGCTGAAGAACAGAAGAATGAGAGATTAGGTTTAGGGTTAGATTATAagggttatatatataggaggggtatttttgtaatatacAGTACCGGGTTTTTatccgggtcgggtttcgggtcgggtctcggatttttttaataaaacccggacccgacccggatccgcttcgggttttttttaaaaaacccatacccgaccctattcttAATCGGACCGGGTAAAATCCGACCCATTAGGGTCGGACCGGACCGGGTACCCGCGGATCGGgtaaaaattgccatccctagatAAAACTCCCAAGAATACTGAGTAGTGGGTAGTGGGTTTATCAATTTGGTTTTCGAGGAatctaaatcttttttttttagaatattaaatatttttaacacatacaTGAGAATAGGGGAGAAGGTTTTTAAGGAAACTTACAGtaatgtatatccaaaaggacctaactcttggatacacaacacagaaatattataaataagtaATAGAATATTATAACTAAATGATCGAATACCActtttttatattgaaaaaaatgaaaaaccctaTAATAAAACTAGCATCAAAGTTGGACCACTTGGGAATGATATCATTCTCACGACTTGTCATGTCACCAAATTGTTAGACGAAGATGTCTtccacatcttttttttttttttttttgagaaagttaataagcacaaaaaatttgatatttgctgatgttacaaattattaacaatAAGTGATATCAGTAATAAACTCAAATaagaaccaataaaaacttacaaatgACTAACTCAAGTAATGTGAAATATgttaatcaattattttttgtgtattaatcttttgtttttcttctacAATGTTGAAGGACCAATGGGCTTTTAGCACCTCAATTGTCAAATACAGAGTGGCTTTTTCTGCtacttgaattgaaaatttctgGCTTTAGGTATATGGGCCAAATTCCAAAAGCCCAGTTTTGGGCCTCATCAGGTCTTTTCTGTAGCTCAGTGGTCTTTAAATTTCATGTGGGCTATGTTAGTTTctgaaattggaaaaaaaattggctaCATAAGAACTCAATTGGGTCACGTCTTTTGATGAATAAGACTTACACACATAAGCAAACTATTGCATAACCGTGAAGGAAGAGAATCATGGGCGTAGGCGTAGCTTAATTAATAAAGGTTTACGTTGTAGAAGAAACTAATATAGTAATCTATGTGAGCTTCATACCAAGAAATTTAGCttcaatacaaaaaaaaaatggtacagaaaaactgaagagaatcaaacaaaataatagtcTTAAAGACACAAAACATAGCATTAAATAGTGAAAGGTTTTTGATTCCCTTACCACATATGGGTCGGTGCCATCCAAAATTCTGGCACCTCCAGAAGCGAAGCTAACACCGTTTAGAAACGAAAcgttattattgttgtttgaaTCATCTACTAGAGAAAAGTATGGTGGTGAAGTTGGCAATCCTAGTTTCTCAGCTGCCACAAAATGTTCCATTCATTTCACATAGAAATTTacgttaaaataataataaaataaaatataaaaaacgaAAACAACATATTGCTTTCCAGCACGTGAAGGTacagtgaacagaaaataaataaataaaagaataaaagggaTATATGTTTGATTAACTTACCAAGAAAATCTGCAGCATTCATGCCATTAGTGAATCTCCCATTTGCTTTTTGGTTAGGAAAGTCGATGCCATAGTGAGGGAGATCGGCCTTGGCAAGAGAGAGCTTGAGGTAATTGTTGTTTCCCACATCTACCAATGAGTCTCCAAACACATAAATGGCTGGAACCATTTGAGCCTCTGAGAGATTGAAGCTtataatgatgatgaagaaagtCAGTAGCAGTACTTTGCATTTCATTGTGCTAAGCAAaccttactctctctctctctctctctgtgtgtctCTCTCAAATAGGTATGTGGGTTCAGTGCACGGTTGGGATTTAATTTATAGAGCAGATGAGTTGGATGAGGTGTATATTATGTCGGTAATAAACAATGTCTTTAAGACATTGCCTACATGGACAGTCTTGAAaacttattagatttttttgttttttcttaacttctgtttattttgacaaaaatattttatggaaagTTGTTTCGTTTCTTGTAATTAGTCACAATCCTGAAATGAGTGGAGCGATCCTTCGTGCAATTATCAAAAAGGAATACATGATTTGGAGTCAAAACAATAAGGGAGGATGGACAAAATGTCCATTACAATCGCACAAAATTCCTAGTGGGGGCACCTTGAGTTGAGAGGGATTGATGATTGAATTAATGACATTCTTTCATCTCTTTCAAATTGGATGAGTTTATAGctgttttgttttgcttttgagTAATTCTTGGAAACCTAACTGAATATAAATATGTGtacatttttttggatttattataTGTTCTATTAATCATAACTTGTCatgtatttgtttaattttttttataaaatagccaaagtttaaaatgaaaatgaaaaaaaaaaaaaaaaaaaaaaacatatagcaagttgtgatttgtgaaaaataaagtgaaacacaaaatatgATACGGAAGATTTGTATTTGACCCTAACCTATGTTGGAGAtcatttttcagatttttcctAAAGCTAGCTAGTAGTACAATATGTTTTGCCCCTTTTGGCCTTCATGCCTTctttaataaaatcttactcttaacgaaaattaaaataaagataaatgaaaaaaaaaaaaaaaaaaggttcataGATTTGTAGTTAATTAAAACGACTTTTTCTTCCATTAATGTAACTTCCCACCTGGTATTCTGTCGTGACCCTCACCCAACTTCTATTATGGCCACAAGTAACTCGCACGTGACATCTCGCCAAACTTCAACATTTGTCTTAATTTATACCtaataaacttaaaatatatatttatacctaattattatctatatataatatataatatatgtctttccctcaacaacaaaaaaaaaaaaaaaaactatatatctaaaagttgttTAGCCAcgtctatatttatatatatctaattatTATCTGTTATGTCATATCAACAGGCATATCATCCAcctatttttaacattttctttttttttttaattatttttctccttattaaATTCTCACTTTACAATTATACTTCCTCCAATATCCCCCAACTTTTACCTTTTTATATCCCCACTACACTCTACTTTAACATTGCAATTTTTCTatacctttatttttcttttattttgacttttcttctcCCTACTTTATTTgctagaaaattttgatattccTTCTTCCATTCAATCCAAATTTTGCCCACATAAAAAGATGAATACAATctctttctctactttttttttgtggatttttaattctttattacatctctaatttatgttgatgaatttttgtgttgaaCTCTACTTTGATTTGATGTGATTTAgttgtgttttaatttgttatcctttttttttctttgattgttagATGTTATCTTATTGCATTAGATAATGATATAATGTTACTCTATTATGTAACATGGTTcggataatttggtgtttacaactacattttcttttgagtagTCTTATACTCATCTTCTTTTAtagtataaatttgttatttctctcaaattctctcccaaaaaatgtgattattctctctctctctctctcacatttattctttcttgcaactctacttttgattgatgaatttttatttttttcgtaTATCTACATTAGgttgatatatatttttggtgtgttttttgagttcctCATCAcatgtactctctctctcccttttttagtttttatttgagttaattcttagatattttgaaaGTAAGAATTTGAGTTcatatcaaaatacaatttacatgactatatatttaaatgtgtccatcaattatttgagtaatatcaacaATAAATAAGTTATGAGATTTAACTATCATGATAATCTctttaagagaatgaaaaattcaaataattaattggaaacttaaaaaagtttagttgtatcaaaaaaagaaaaagaaaaatataaaacaatataacaaaagtttgaatagtatagaccaattttaaaaaaaataatatcaatcaaatacacccaaaattttttttttaaagaaggcACCAAAAATAGTAGGATAATATTTTTGCAGTgatagagataaaaaaaattcttttagaaaTAGTTCAATTTTGAAGGATAGCAAATTATCTTCGTAAATTTTAGAGAATAATTATACATTATACCACATTACGAAATAATATATATTCCCACGCATCGCATGAATCTACAACTAGTTGAATTAAATGGGAAgcttaaaaaagagaaaagctCAAAGGATTTAGGGGAAGAGAAAGTACTAGTTTGatacaacttttttattattattaattttataattcgAAAGTCACGTTGAAGGGtaggaatttgaattttagatatTTCCATTGAAAATACGGACAGATTGAATTACACGAGACTATTttacagttttttgaaaattgaaaagtatttttaaaaaactttggTGAGTATAGCTGTTAATTGCCGAACCGCGGAAGATATGAGATTTTCATTAATCGTCAAGTTTTGGCCCACACAGGTCCCTTTAGGCCTGAAGAATCTTAGTTTAGCGCAGGGGTTAAGTGATGAAAGCCCATTTGGAGGATCTGAGGGATGTTTCAATATTTACACATTGCTGTTAGTTGACAACAAGAGATGAGATTTAGATCAGACAACATTATCAGGGGCCTTAACCAGTAGTGCGTGTTCCTGGTTCAACTTAAATACTTTTGAAGCTACCACTCATTTGTACAAGTTTGAAGGCATGAACTTAACATCCAGGTAGCTTTAGAAAAGCATGACAGCCTATTCATGGCCTACAAACCTTTCAATCACATTTACTTACTGCTTGAAGTAAACTACAACTAGTAAGCaggaaaatgaaaatacaatttAGGCTCAATTTACACTGCTGCAAGTTAGAGCTGTGATCTTTTATTCTGAATTCTGAAAACCATGAAGAGATCGATGAGAGGATCGATCTTACATAATTTCTATTCTACAAAATTATGAATTGCGTCAAATCTCAGGATGATTTTCACTGTGTTGAAggaaccaccaccaccaccaccaccgccaccacaaGGAAAAGAATTATGTGTACCTTAGATACACGACTTCTAACACTGGTGCATTTCCACCGATGCCCATGGTAGTAAGCATCCTAGCAACtcctatataatatattttctatttgagCATCCAAATTCTCAATTCTTGCTAGCAGGGTACCAATTTATCATCATCATTGTAGAGCATTTATGAAAGCCATCAATGAATCAACATCTCTATTCTCCGAGGGATACTTGATGGGGCTGGCCACATGTCTGGGGAAAAAGAGTATTGTGGGAAAGCTTCCTAGCTGCAGCTCTTGTTGAGCATATGCCTTCTGCTCACCATCAGCCCTGAACTTTCCCACCTTCACCCCACTCCCTGCCAGCTTCTCTGCCAATTCAACATAGGATTCTTCCATAGCCTGCTCAAAAGCCAAGGAAAATTGTTAGACACGCCATAATGTCCTGCATTCCAAATAATAATGGTTAGAGCCTCAAATAATATTCTCACCTGGCAGAAGCGGCACCATGGTGCATAAAGCACAACGACCCAGGGTTCTCTTCGGTTCTCCAGTCTAGCCAAGTTCTCTATCCCAGATCTACTCAAGGTAACCAAATTCTGGCTATTGAAGATGTCAGTGACTCTGTCACTCTCATTTGTGGGTTCAGCGCCATTTCCATTGCCATTTAGTTGAGCCACCTCTTCTTGTTTGATGTTCCCTTTGTGAAGGCCACACTCCTTAGCCTTGGAATCCTCCCACCACCACCTTCCCTCCCTCTCATGCTGCCCAGGTAGGACTGACCTTGTGCATGGCTCACATCCAATTGAGATATATCCCTGTGAGTGCAAAGAATTAACAGGTACATTCATGGCTCGAAGGAAGTTCCATATGTCCTGACCTTCAACATTGGCCACAGGATTCCACTTCGTCAAGCTACCAACTCCACCATCCATTCCTTCAAAAGATAGGTCTACCTGGACAACAGGAATTTCAGCCCTTGTTCCCGGTGATTGATCTTTTCTTTGCCCAGTGATCCAGGCTCGGAGACCTTTAAGTGCCCGCCTTAACGGCCTAACCTTTCTGACCCTACAGCACTCTTGGTGTCCATCTTCGTAAAAGGAGAAGAGACCCTTACTCCTCACCAGAGCTTGAACTTCAACAGCATCAGGGAACATGTACTCAATTTGAATACCATAGTGCTTCTCAATGGTGTCAAAGAACTGATATGTCTCTGGGTTTAGCCTCCCAGTATCCAGGCTAAACACCCTGAAGGGCCGACCAGTTAGCTTGGCATACTCAATCAAGGCCACATCTTCAGCTCCACTGTGCAAAccaaaagtaattaaaatttagatcCTGGTCTTCAAGTGCATAAGTTTGACaatgttgtaacttgtaatcAAGCCAAAATTCCCATAAGTAAGCAGGTGACGTATATTTAGAAGCACACTTccatttgtttgaaaattataaaCAGATGTCAATACTGGTTGCATGCTAAGAACCTTTAAAACTAATTTCTTGTAGGATTGGTTATTACAGTGACAAAGTGATTTCTAATGATTAGAACTTCATGTACTAAATATATACCCCAAGTACCAAATATACAtccacttaaaaataaaatcatttggCTTTTCTGAAAAATAGTTGCTTGAACAAAAACCTATGGAATTAAATTGTCAATTTCACttcttatcttattttcttGTTGCAATTTAACGGGCTACTAATTCAGAAGTAAGTTACTCAGGTTCCTTGACAACGTAATTTCCTTTTCCAGGTTACCATAGATCCTTCAAAGAAAGCAATAATAAAGGAAGGCAGAAGTAGAGATCTATCACTAGAACAAAATGGAtgagaaattttgatttcagttAAACTCCAAAATGCCAACAACTTTTCTAATTTCGTAAAGTTATCACTGAAACATTAGTCTCTGCCAATGAACAGTGAATTATAATGGAGAACTATGTTTTTCTCTGCTAAAAGTTTTAACTAAACAAAACTGAGGGAGAAGATAAAAATAGAGTTACCTGAATGCAATTGCAATGTCATTGCCAAATTTTTCGAGGGCCTTGTCCATAATTTCAAGAGGGGAAGCCTGTTCCATCTCCTTTGCTAATTTTTCATAATCTTCTGTCTCTATTCTATCTTCAACTTCTGCAAATTCCCAATAACCATGGTGCAAACTTTTTGAGTCACTACACTTTCAGataatattaacaaataaaaaatgtaaaagaaaaaccctGTATAATAAAATGGAAAGACATGTTCTCcactttttttcttccatttcaGAGTCAATTCACAATCATAGTATCACTAATGTGCTAGTATCTGTATTAGAACAGGTACAATATGAATAGACAAATGTACCTGGAGCAACAAGAGTTGCTGCAAGAGGAACAACCGAGTCGCTTATTTTCTGTTCTGCACAAATTGGTTTTACTAAGAATTTCCGGCAGTAAGAATCCCTAGGCACTGAGCATTGATCCAACAGACGAACTGAATGGATCCATGGAGCTGTTGgaatcaaaataataacaaacttagagagcaaaaaaaaaaac of Quercus lobata isolate SW786 chromosome 8, ValleyOak3.0 Primary Assembly, whole genome shotgun sequence contains these proteins:
- the LOC115957421 gene encoding 5'-adenylylsulfate reductase 1, chloroplastic-like, which encodes MALSASSPSSSFLRGSFSSHELKAPWIHSVRLLDQCSVPRDSYCRKFLVKPICAEQKISDSVVPLAATLVAPEVEDRIETEDYEKLAKEMEQASPLEIMDKALEKFGNDIAIAFSGAEDVALIEYAKLTGRPFRVFSLDTGRLNPETYQFFDTIEKHYGIQIEYMFPDAVEVQALVRSKGLFSFYEDGHQECCRVRKVRPLRRALKGLRAWITGQRKDQSPGTRAEIPVVQVDLSFEGMDGGVGSLTKWNPVANVEGQDIWNFLRAMNVPVNSLHSQGYISIGCEPCTRSVLPGQHEREGRWWWEDSKAKECGLHKGNIKQEEVAQLNGNGNGAEPTNESDRVTDIFNSQNLVTLSRSGIENLARLENRREPWVVVLYAPWCRFCQAMEESYVELAEKLAGSGVKVGKFRADGEQKAYAQQELQLGSFPTILFFPRHVASPIKYPSENRDVDSLMAFINALQ
- the LOC115954975 gene encoding GDSL esterase/lipase At5g55050-like, with protein sequence MKCKVLLLTFFIIIISFNLSEAQMVPAIYVFGDSLVDVGNNNYLKLSLAKADLPHYGIDFPNQKANGRFTNGMNAADFLAEKLGLPTSPPYFSLVDDSNNNNNVSFLNGVSFASGGARILDGTDPYVFQSIHLTQQIDYFSTVYEDLYKQLGSSGIKNHLSKSIFAVVIGSNDILGYFRSSDLQNKTTPHQYVDSMVLSLKDKLKRLYSFGARKFVIVGIGTIGCCPARRTETKNEECREEINFWSIKYNKGLISMLQELKSDLKDIHYSYFDTYKILLDFIQRPATYGFVEVKAACCGLGTLNAEIFCLPIAAYCSNRSDYIFFDRVHPTEAAHRIFVNNIFDGSLQYTFPINVKQLVAI